Proteins encoded by one window of Dioscorea cayenensis subsp. rotundata cultivar TDr96_F1 chromosome 6, TDr96_F1_v2_PseudoChromosome.rev07_lg8_w22 25.fasta, whole genome shotgun sequence:
- the LOC120263406 gene encoding 2-isopropylmalate synthase A-like, with translation MAFSSLSFANPNPNPISSSFSFSNPNPNLKLLPSILLLSKPCISSSSSFSFFSRRSLWSPSFARPLLAARCSIRPRPAYIPNRIDDPSYVRIFDTTLRDGEQSPGATMTSVEKLAVAKQLARLGVDIIEAGFPASSPDDLDAVRSIAIDVGNNPADESGHVPVICGLARCNKKDIDAAWEAVRHAKRPRVHTFIATSEIHLKYKLRKSQEEVVKIASEMVAYARSLGCEDVEFSPEDAGRSDREFLYHVLEEVIKAGATTVNIPDTVGYTLPSEFGKLIADIKANTRGIENVIISTHCQNDLGLATANTLAGAYAGARQLEVTINGIGERAGNASLEEVVMAIKCRKELVGGLHTGINTKHIVRASKMVVEYTGLHVQPHKAIVGANAFAHESGIHQDGMLKFKGTYEIISPEDIGLARANESGIVLGKLSGRHALRSRLLEFGYDINGKELDDIFKRFKEVAEKKKHVTDDDIEALISDEIFQPQVVWSLGDLQVTCGTLGLSTATVKLITSDGEEKIECSIGTGPVDAAYKAVDNIVQIPVTLQEYSMNAVTEGIDAIATTRVVIRGDDRPTTTNASTGETVQRTFSGSGAGMDIVVSSVRAYISALNKMLGFQDFSAHKVAAGQTSQSSQ, from the exons ATGGCCTTCTCCTCCCTTTCCTTcgcaaaccctaaccctaatcccatttcctcctccttctccttctcaaaccctaaccctaaccttaAGCTTCTCCCTTCGATCCTCCTCCTCTCCAAGCCATGcatctcctcttcctcctccttctcATTTTTCTCTCGCCGATCCCTCTGGTCGCCATCCTTCGCACGCCCTCTCCTCGCTGCTCGCTGCTCCATTCGCCCCCGCCCGGCCTACATCCCCAACCGCATCGATGACCCTTCCTACGTCCGCATCTTTGACACTACTCTTCGCGACGGGGAACAGTCCCCTGGCGCCACCATGACCTCTGTGGAAAAGCTTGCCGTCGCTAAACAACTCGCCCGTCTCGGCGTCGACATCATCGAGGCTGGCTTCCCCGCGTCCTCGCCTGACGACCTTGATGCCGTCCGCTCCATTGCAATTGACGTCGGTAACAACCCTGCCGATGAGAGCGGCCATGTGCCAGTGATTTGTGGGCTCGCTCGGTGCAATAAGAAAGATATTGATGCTGCATGGGAGGCCGTGCGGCATGCAAAGAGGCCGCGGGTGCATACGTTCATTGCTACTAGCGAGATTCACTTGAAGTATAAGCTGAGGAAGTCTCAGGAGGAGGTCGTGAAGATCGCGAGTGAAATGGTGGCGTATGCGAGGAGTTTGGGGTGCGAGGATGTTGAGTTTAGTCCAGAGGATGCCGGGAG GTCCGATAGGGAGTTTCTTTATCATGTTCTGGAGGAAGTTATTAAAGCTGGGGCTACGACTGTCAACATTCCAGACACTGTTGGTTATACCCTTCCTTCTGAATTTGGAAAGTTAATTGCGGATATAAAAGCCAATACCCGTGGAATAGAAAATGTTATCATTTCAACACACTGTCAGAATGACCTTGGACTTGCAACGGCCAATACATTAGCt GGCGCTTATGCAGGGGCGAGACAACTTGAGGTGACAATAAATGGCATTGGTGAAAGAGCTGGAAATGCTTCTTTGGAGGAG GTCGTCATGGCTATAAAATGTCGTAAGGAGCTAGTGGGTGGTCTTCATACTGGGATCAACACGAAGCATATTGTCAGGGCTAGCAAGATG GTGGTAGAGTACACAGGATTACATGTGCAACCACATAAAGCTATTGTTGGAGCTAATGCTTTTGCTCATGAAAGTGGTATACACCAG GATGGAATGCTTAAATTTAAGGGTACATATGAGATAATCTCTCCTGAAGATATTGGATTAGCTCGAGCTAATGAATCTGGGATTGTACTTGGAAAGCTCAG tgGACGCCATGCTTTGAGATCTAGGCTTTTGGAG TTTGGATATGACATAAATGGGAAAGAACTTGATGATATTTTCAAGCGTTTCAAAGAAGTtgcagaaaagaaaaag CATGTAACTGATGATGACATCGAAGCCCTTATTTCTGATGAGATATTCCAGCCTCAAGTTGTATGGTCCCTGGGTGATTTACAG GTTACTTGTGGAACACTTGGTCTTTCTACAGCAACAGTTAAACTTATTACTTCAGATGGGGAGGAGAAGATTGAATGCTCAATTGGAACAGGACCTGTCGATGCTGCCTACAAAGCTGTTGACAATATAGTCCAG ATACCGGTAACTCTTCAGGAGTACTCAATGAATGCGGTCACTGAAGGTATTGATGCTATTGCCACCACAAGAGTTGTAATTCGTGGAGATGACAGGCCCACAACCACAAATGCCTCAACAGGAGAAACAGTCCAACGAACTTTCAG TGGAAGCGGTGCAGGGATGGATATTGTTGTCTCCAGTGTTCGGGCATATATCAGCGCTCTAAACAAAATGTTGGGTTTCCAAGACTTCTCTGCACATAAGGTTGCCGCAGGTCAGACCTCTCAGAGTTCCCAGTAA
- the LOC120263591 gene encoding two-component response regulator ORR9-like translates to MAIVADSQFHVLAVDDSLMDRKLIERLLKTSSYQVTTVDSVSKALEFLDGQQHEIEVNLIITDYCMPEMTGYDLLKKIKESSSLKDIPVVIMSSENVPSRINRCLEEGADEFFLKPVQLSDMKRLRPHLLKGKFKEQDQEQGKVMGNNGNKRKATDEEILPEKRRTRFSTSHSIL, encoded by the exons ATGGCCATTGTTGCTGATTCCCAGTTTCATGTTCTTGCTGTTGATGATAGTCTCATGGATAGAAAGCTCATTGAGAGACTACTCAAAACCTCTTCTTATCAag TGACAACAGTTGATTCTGTGAGCAAAGCTTTGGAGTTTTTGGATGGACAACAACAT GAAATTGAAGTGAATTTGATTATAACTGATTACTGCATGCCTGAAATGACTGGCTATGATTTGCTCAAGAAAATCAAG GAATCATCTTCTCTGAAAGACATTCCTGTTGTCATCATGTCTTCAGAAAATGTGCCTTCAAGAATCAACAG ATGTTTGGAAGAAGGAGCAGATGAATTTTTTCTGAAGCCAGTGCAGTTATCAGACATGAAAAGATTGAGACCTCACTTATTGAAAGGGAAATTTAAGGaacaagatcaagaacaaggaAAGGTGATGGGTAATAATGGAAACAAGAGAAAAGCTACTGATGAAGAGATTTTACCAGAGAAGAGAAGGACTAGATTTTCAACTAGTCATTCaatcttgtga